A stretch of Aerococcaceae bacterium zg-252 DNA encodes these proteins:
- a CDS encoding polyprenyl synthetase family protein, whose amino-acid sequence MSILTFDNFREIFNRGLEQTTRYETTPIELMEPMIYSLLNGGKRVRPVMLLWVLGIQGIDSVKLGLKTAIALEYIHTYSLIHDDLPAMDNDDYRRGHLTSHKKFGEATAILTGDALLTDSFNLIATDDFLTAEQKVQIVHLLSQAAGSVGMVAGQMSDIQSEGQSITLEQLARIHYLKTGKLFLFAVQAASVIAELPIEVQEQLEQFAAHFGRAFQIHNDIMDEIGTLDTTGKQTQADSALEKATYPSLLSLKGAKQALSDEVAQAMKILETLTVQTGKDYQSLAQFLSFVSVE is encoded by the coding sequence ATGAGTATCTTAACTTTTGATAATTTCCGAGAAATTTTTAATCGTGGATTAGAACAAACGACTCGCTATGAAACAACACCAATTGAGTTAATGGAGCCGATGATTTATTCCTTATTAAATGGCGGCAAACGGGTGCGTCCAGTAATGTTATTGTGGGTATTAGGTATTCAAGGGATTGATTCAGTCAAATTAGGTTTGAAAACAGCGATAGCATTGGAATATATTCATACATATTCCTTAATTCACGATGATTTACCTGCAATGGATAATGATGATTATCGTCGTGGTCATTTGACGAGCCATAAAAAATTTGGTGAGGCAACGGCTATTTTAACTGGCGATGCATTGTTGACTGATTCTTTTAATTTAATTGCCACCGATGATTTTTTAACAGCTGAGCAAAAAGTGCAGATTGTTCATTTGCTTAGTCAAGCAGCTGGGTCAGTCGGCATGGTTGCTGGTCAAATGAGCGATATTCAATCTGAGGGTCAATCCATTACATTGGAGCAATTGGCTCGGATTCACTATTTAAAAACAGGAAAATTATTTTTATTTGCTGTTCAGGCAGCCAGTGTAATTGCTGAATTACCTATCGAAGTTCAAGAACAGTTAGAACAATTTGCTGCACATTTTGGAAGAGCATTTCAAATCCATAATGATATTATGGACGAAATTGGGACATTGGATACGACTGGGAAACAGACGCAAGCTGATAGTGCCTTAGAAAAAGCAACTTACCCAAGTTTATTATCCTTAAAGGGTGCTAAACAAGCTCTATCAGACGAAGTGGCACAAGCAATGAAAATTTTAGAAACATTAACAGTACAAACAGGTAAGGATTACCAATCTTTAGCGCAATTTTTATCGTTTGTAAGTGTGGAGTAA
- the xseB gene encoding exodeoxyribonuclease VII small subunit, translated as MPTKKAKQPESFEIALSQLEQIVQQLERGELPLEEALSAFKEGIELSQYCQTTLTNAEQTVAKMMTPQGEVLLDEATV; from the coding sequence ATGCCAACAAAGAAAGCAAAACAACCAGAAAGTTTTGAGATAGCATTATCGCAGTTAGAGCAAATTGTACAGCAATTGGAACGTGGTGAATTACCATTAGAAGAAGCACTCTCTGCCTTTAAAGAGGGTATTGAATTAAGTCAGTATTGTCAAACGACATTGACCAATGCAGAACAAACGGTTGCGAAAATGATGACACCACAAGGGGAAGTTTTATTAGATGAGGCTACAGTATGA
- a CDS encoding exodeoxyribonuclease VII large subunit produces the protein MSEKYLSVKALTQYLKRKFDVDPHLQRVFVVGEVSNFRLRPNSHQYFNLKDEAARISAVMYKGAFNKLSFRLEEGMKVLAVGRVTLFEPSGQYQLVIESIQPDGVGALYQALEQLKQKFQAAGLFQQNERPIARFPKKIAVITSPTGAVIRDILTTIKRRYPIVQVTVFPTRVQGKESVGEIVAAFDQVKQRADEFDTVILARGGGSIEDLWSFNEEVVAQAILSCPIPVISSIGHETDTTIADLVADLRAPTPTAAAELSTPVMVDLLQAITGHQERLIHAMNKLMKDKQKRLATVQQSYLLTQPERLYQAYSQQLDRLSQLLNEYQQRYFNQRNHSIQLLTQRLLLSTPQQRVKQHEQQINFLAERLSRSMQHYLQAKQQVFQKQVVQLDAYSPLNSLARGYSVVRTTDDEVIKSVQQVEVNQAITIRVSDGLIDANVTATQRK, from the coding sequence GTGTCAGAAAAGTATTTAAGTGTTAAGGCTTTAACGCAATATTTAAAGCGAAAATTTGATGTAGACCCGCATTTACAACGTGTCTTTGTGGTAGGGGAAGTGTCGAACTTTCGATTGCGACCGAATTCGCATCAATATTTTAATTTGAAGGACGAAGCGGCACGAATCAGTGCTGTGATGTACAAGGGAGCCTTTAATAAGTTGTCATTTCGCTTAGAAGAAGGAATGAAAGTATTAGCAGTAGGGCGTGTGACATTGTTTGAACCATCGGGGCAATATCAATTGGTGATTGAATCAATTCAGCCTGACGGTGTTGGGGCTCTATATCAAGCATTGGAACAATTGAAGCAAAAATTTCAGGCAGCCGGTTTATTCCAACAAAATGAGCGTCCTATCGCACGTTTCCCTAAGAAAATCGCTGTGATTACAAGTCCGACTGGTGCTGTTATTCGTGATATATTAACGACAATTAAACGCCGTTATCCGATTGTACAAGTGACGGTCTTTCCAACTCGTGTTCAAGGTAAGGAGTCAGTTGGTGAAATTGTCGCTGCATTTGACCAAGTGAAACAACGAGCCGATGAATTTGATACGGTTATCTTAGCGCGTGGTGGTGGCTCAATCGAAGATTTATGGTCATTCAATGAAGAAGTTGTCGCACAAGCGATACTTTCGTGTCCGATACCAGTGATTTCATCGATTGGACATGAAACGGATACGACCATTGCTGATTTGGTCGCTGATTTACGTGCACCGACACCAACGGCGGCCGCTGAATTATCGACGCCTGTCATGGTGGATTTGTTGCAAGCAATAACGGGTCATCAAGAGCGACTGATTCATGCAATGAATAAATTAATGAAAGACAAACAAAAGCGTTTAGCAACTGTACAACAATCATATTTATTAACTCAGCCAGAGCGTTTGTATCAAGCTTATTCGCAACAATTAGACCGATTATCTCAATTATTAAATGAGTATCAGCAACGTTATTTTAATCAACGCAATCATAGTATTCAATTATTGACGCAGCGATTGCTTTTATCAACGCCACAACAAAGAGTAAAACAACATGAACAACAAATAAACTTTTTAGCAGAGCGTCTTAGCCGTAGTATGCAGCATTATTTGCAAGCAAAACAACAAGTTTTTCAAAAGCAAGTCGTACAACTTGATGCATATAGTCCTTTAAACAGTTTAGCTAGAGGGTATTCGGTCGTAAGGACTACTGATGATGAAGTAATTAAAAGTGTTCAACAAGTGGAAGTAAATCAAGCGATAACCATTCGTGTGAGTGACGGTTTGATTGATGCGAATGTGACAGCGACACAACGAAAGTAA
- the folD gene encoding bifunctional methylenetetrahydrofolate dehydrogenase/methenyltetrahydrofolate cyclohydrolase FolD yields MVEILSGIDRSKVLLAHYKQQVAQMKAQFNIVPKLVVITVGEDPASRVYVGQKEKKAKSIGFDFEWLTLPETITQQELLNTINQLNADTGVNGMILQLPLPQHLNERLLLEAIAPHKDVDGFHPINMGKLMANQATLLPCTPKGILDLLKAHHIEMSGKHVVVVGRSLIVGLPLQQLLIHENATVTVCHSRTVDLKAMTKQADIIVSAVGQPALITKEMVKTGAVVIDVGINRQENGKLVGDVQYEEVSEVAAAITPVPGGVGPMTVAMLMQQTLQCACEQHQIDINSL; encoded by the coding sequence ATGGTAGAAATTTTAAGTGGAATAGATAGGTCTAAAGTTTTGTTAGCACATTATAAGCAACAAGTTGCGCAAATGAAAGCACAATTTAATATTGTACCTAAATTAGTGGTGATTACAGTAGGTGAAGACCCAGCGAGCAGGGTATATGTTGGACAAAAAGAGAAAAAAGCAAAATCAATTGGCTTTGACTTTGAGTGGTTAACTTTACCTGAAACCATTACTCAACAAGAACTCCTTAATACAATCAATCAATTGAATGCTGATACTGGGGTTAATGGTATGATTTTGCAGTTGCCATTACCACAACATTTGAATGAACGCTTATTATTAGAAGCGATTGCACCACATAAAGATGTCGACGGATTTCACCCAATCAATATGGGGAAATTAATGGCAAATCAAGCGACTTTGTTGCCATGTACACCGAAAGGAATTCTTGATTTACTAAAAGCACATCATATTGAAATGAGTGGAAAACATGTTGTCGTTGTTGGACGGAGCTTAATTGTCGGTTTACCACTACAACAATTATTGATACATGAAAATGCGACTGTTACGGTTTGTCATTCACGTACGGTTGATTTAAAAGCAATGACCAAACAAGCTGATATTATCGTATCAGCCGTTGGACAACCCGCACTGATTACGAAAGAAATGGTTAAAACAGGTGCAGTTGTGATTGATGTCGGTATCAATCGTCAAGAAAATGGTAAATTAGTTGGCGATGTACAATATGAAGAAGTCAGTGAAGTAGCAGCTGCGATTACACCAGTTCCCGGTGGTGTTGGGCCGATGACCGTTGCGATGTTAATGCAACAGACTTTACAATGTGCTTGTGAGCAGCATCAAATTGATATAAATTCATTATAA
- a CDS encoding cation:proton antiporter yields MLLSIALIIVLGYLGGNLAKRLTLPSLVGMLLVGVVVGPFGWNLLSPMILSISSDIRRMALIIILLRAGLNLNIQQLKQVGRPALLMCFLPALFEMIAITLIAPLLFPLSTVDALLLGTVIAAVSPAVIVPRMVNLMEQGRGTEKQIPQMILIGASVDDVFVIVLFSTVSQLALGNHFEAMQLLGIPSAIVLGIAVGFLLGRLMQWLFKRISIASFEKIVLLLVVSFCLVSIEDAMTGIVKFSGLLAIMTMGMTLNLYSDTSTQVKPISNQLGQLWRLGEIFLFVLVGASINIQYAILSSGAAVALIVLAIVFRILAVFVAQLGTNLSSKEKLFTALAYLPKATVQAAIGGIPLAMGIQSGELILTVAVLSILITAPIGAWLIDLLASKWLIQAENK; encoded by the coding sequence ATGTTATTGTCCATAGCACTCATCATCGTTCTGGGGTATTTAGGTGGCAATCTAGCAAAACGCTTAACATTACCGAGTTTAGTCGGAATGTTACTGGTAGGTGTGGTAGTTGGGCCTTTTGGTTGGAATTTATTATCACCAATGATATTATCTATCTCTTCAGATATTCGACGTATGGCACTCATTATTATTTTATTGCGAGCAGGATTAAATCTGAACATTCAGCAATTAAAACAAGTGGGAAGACCGGCATTACTGATGTGCTTTTTACCAGCTTTATTTGAAATGATTGCGATTACTTTGATAGCGCCACTTTTATTTCCATTGTCGACGGTTGATGCACTCTTACTTGGTACAGTGATTGCGGCTGTATCGCCAGCTGTTATTGTTCCTAGAATGGTTAATTTAATGGAACAAGGACGTGGAACTGAAAAACAAATACCACAAATGATTTTGATAGGTGCGTCAGTTGACGATGTATTTGTTATCGTATTATTCAGTACCGTATCGCAATTAGCACTGGGCAATCATTTTGAGGCAATGCAATTATTGGGGATACCGAGTGCCATTGTATTAGGTATTGCAGTCGGATTTTTATTAGGAAGATTGATGCAATGGTTATTCAAACGAATTTCAATTGCGAGCTTTGAAAAAATTGTTTTATTATTAGTAGTATCATTTTGTTTAGTAAGTATCGAGGATGCGATGACGGGAATCGTTAAATTTTCAGGTTTATTAGCGATTATGACTATGGGCATGACGTTGAATTTGTATTCGGATACGTCTACTCAAGTTAAGCCAATATCGAACCAGTTGGGGCAATTATGGCGTTTAGGTGAAATCTTTTTATTTGTATTAGTGGGTGCGTCAATCAATATTCAATATGCGATTCTTTCCAGTGGGGCAGCTGTCGCCTTGATTGTGTTAGCGATTGTTTTTCGTATTTTAGCAGTATTTGTAGCACAATTGGGTACTAATCTATCATCGAAAGAAAAATTATTTACGGCGCTCGCATATTTGCCAAAAGCAACTGTGCAAGCAGCAATTGGTGGCATTCCATTAGCAATGGGGATACAAAGTGGTGAATTAATTTTAACGGTGGCTGTGCTGTCGATATTAATTACGGCACCGATTGGAGCATGGCTTATTGATTTATTAGCATCAAAATGGCTAATTCAAGCAGAAAATAAATAA
- the trmL gene encoding tRNA (uridine(34)/cytosine(34)/5-carboxymethylaminomethyluridine(34)-2'-O)-methyltransferase TrmL has product MKNHIALFEPVMPANTGNIARTCAATNTALHLIEPLGFSTDDKMLKRAGLDYWHHVEIYYHKDLAAFLEWVGERRLYLITKFAPSIYSQANLADESVSEQVFLFGKETTGLPIELMEQRKQDCLRIPMNDDHVRSLNLSNTANIIIYEALRQQNYADMDKTHAYRDTDKARQLEW; this is encoded by the coding sequence TTGAAAAATCATATCGCATTATTTGAACCTGTTATGCCTGCTAATACAGGCAATATTGCCAGAACTTGTGCTGCGACCAATACGGCACTGCATTTAATTGAACCATTAGGCTTTAGCACTGATGATAAAATGTTAAAGCGAGCAGGATTAGACTATTGGCACCATGTTGAAATTTATTACCATAAAGATTTAGCTGCCTTTTTAGAATGGGTGGGAGAGCGACGTTTGTATTTGATTACAAAATTTGCACCGTCCATTTATTCACAGGCAAATTTGGCAGATGAATCGGTGTCAGAACAAGTATTTTTATTTGGTAAGGAAACAACTGGACTACCGATTGAATTAATGGAGCAACGCAAGCAGGATTGTTTACGAATACCGATGAATGATGACCATGTTCGCTCCTTGAATTTATCGAATACAGCGAATATTATTATTTATGAAGCATTAAGACAGCAAAATTATGCTGACATGGATAAAACGCATGCGTACCGTGATACTGATAAGGCGCGTCAATTAGAGTGGTAA
- the queG gene encoding tRNA epoxyqueuosine(34) reductase QueG — translation MTTAQLKADIIQAAKEIGIDKIGFTTAAPFDHLKASLEEQKAAGRTTGFEHPVIDERLYPELIFDKPKSIISIALAYPSRLKYQVPQDKENRRGMFARASWGIDYHDILRDRMDKLIAFIKERSETATFKPMVDTGELIDVVTAQRAGLGFIGKHGLLITKEFGSFVYLGEIITNIEFEPDEPVENGCGDCTRCVDACPTGAIMGDGRLNAPRCLSFQTQTKGYLPDEFRRKITHVIYGCDICQLVCPYNQGIDSHIHPEMEPEPESVQPLLKPMLTITNKQFKEQFGHMAGSWRGKKPLQRNAIVALANYRDQTALPLLLEVMEKDTRPMIRGTAAWAISQIQRYHNPSMIECVAAQLAKETDEETIAEMSRALEVLKEKRLPRQERGQ, via the coding sequence ATGACAACAGCACAGTTAAAAGCAGATATTATTCAAGCTGCTAAAGAAATTGGTATTGATAAAATTGGCTTTACGACAGCTGCGCCATTTGACCATTTAAAAGCCTCATTGGAAGAACAAAAGGCTGCAGGACGTACAACTGGTTTTGAACATCCTGTAATTGATGAGCGGTTGTATCCAGAATTGATTTTTGATAAGCCTAAATCAATTATTTCGATTGCATTAGCGTATCCTAGTCGTTTAAAATATCAAGTACCACAAGATAAGGAAAACCGACGTGGGATGTTTGCACGTGCTTCGTGGGGGATTGATTACCATGATATTTTACGTGACCGAATGGATAAATTAATCGCCTTTATTAAAGAACGTTCTGAAACAGCGACATTCAAACCCATGGTGGATACTGGTGAATTGATTGATGTTGTAACGGCACAGCGTGCAGGTTTAGGTTTTATTGGTAAGCATGGTTTGTTGATTACTAAAGAATTTGGCTCATTTGTTTATTTGGGCGAAATTATTACCAATATTGAATTTGAACCCGATGAACCAGTGGAAAATGGTTGTGGTGATTGTACACGATGTGTTGATGCTTGTCCAACTGGGGCTATTATGGGTGATGGACGTCTAAATGCTCCACGCTGTTTATCCTTTCAAACACAGACGAAAGGTTACTTACCAGATGAATTTCGCCGTAAAATCACGCATGTGATATATGGTTGTGATATTTGTCAGCTGGTTTGTCCATATAATCAAGGGATTGATTCACATATTCATCCAGAAATGGAGCCGGAACCAGAGTCGGTACAACCATTATTAAAACCGATGTTGACGATAACGAATAAGCAATTTAAGGAACAATTTGGTCATATGGCAGGTTCATGGCGTGGAAAAAAGCCATTGCAACGTAATGCAATTGTGGCATTAGCGAATTATCGTGACCAAACGGCTTTACCACTGCTATTGGAAGTTATGGAAAAAGATACACGACCGATGATTCGTGGAACGGCAGCGTGGGCAATTTCACAAATTCAACGCTACCATAATCCGTCAATGATTGAGTGTGTAGCAGCTCAACTTGCTAAAGAAACCGATGAAGAAACAATCGCTGAAATGTCTCGTGCATTAGAAGTATTAAAAGAAAAAAGATTACCACGTCAAGAAAGGGGTCAGTAA
- a CDS encoding NusG domain II-containing protein: protein MDKIKHFLKPWDYILIILALFLSFSPNLVTAIQQSTKPKVTAVGIVKIYGVEVDRFELYDGAPNEQKTYHPSEGQYNIIEREGTHIRIKEDNSPDQIGVRTGWIHKPGQVAICLPHGLIIEVQGAMEQDELVLPL, encoded by the coding sequence ATGGATAAAATTAAACATTTTTTAAAACCATGGGATTATATTTTAATTATCTTAGCATTGTTTTTATCTTTCTCACCTAATCTCGTGACAGCTATTCAGCAGAGCACAAAGCCAAAAGTAACAGCTGTGGGAATTGTGAAAATTTACGGTGTAGAAGTAGACCGCTTTGAACTATATGACGGAGCACCGAATGAACAAAAAACCTATCACCCAAGCGAAGGTCAGTATAATATTATTGAACGTGAAGGTACGCATATTCGTATCAAGGAAGATAACTCGCCTGACCAAATTGGTGTTCGAACTGGTTGGATTCATAAGCCTGGACAAGTCGCTATCTGCCTACCACATGGCTTAATTATCGAAGTTCAAGGTGCAATGGAGCAAGATGAATTAGTCCTACCCCTATAA
- a CDS encoding methylglyoxal synthase, producing the protein MRIALIAHDQKKESIIELAKKYELQLAQHELYATGTTGKVIMEQTKLSIHRLNSGPLGGDQQIGGMISEQKINLVIFLRDPLAAQPHEPDVNALIRLCDVYNIPLATNLGTAEVLLSSLEFIAEVTTN; encoded by the coding sequence ATGAGAATAGCTTTGATAGCACACGATCAAAAGAAAGAGAGTATCATAGAATTAGCTAAAAAGTATGAATTGCAGTTAGCACAGCATGAGTTATATGCCACAGGTACAACTGGAAAAGTTATTATGGAACAGACAAAATTAAGTATTCATCGATTAAATTCTGGTCCATTAGGTGGTGACCAGCAAATTGGGGGAATGATTTCAGAGCAAAAAATTAATTTGGTGATTTTTTTGCGTGACCCTTTAGCAGCACAGCCGCATGAACCAGATGTTAATGCTTTGATTCGTTTATGTGATGTGTACAATATTCCATTGGCAACGAATTTAGGAACGGCAGAAGTACTGTTGTCTTCACTTGAATTTATTGCAGAAGTGACGACTAATTAA
- a CDS encoding rhodanese-like domain-containing protein, with protein MQSISMQAFAEKVANEALLILDVRDESKYRSGHIPGAKHFKAGETEKVLPKDDVYYIVCQMGVTSLRIATELDALGFNVVNVEGGMSQWQGEVTAS; from the coding sequence ATGCAATCAATATCCATGCAAGCATTTGCTGAAAAAGTAGCTAATGAAGCTTTATTAATTTTAGATGTTCGTGATGAATCAAAATATCGATCAGGACATATACCAGGTGCAAAACATTTCAAAGCAGGCGAAACGGAAAAAGTATTGCCAAAAGATGACGTGTATTATATTGTTTGCCAAATGGGAGTAACATCATTGCGTATTGCGACTGAGTTAGATGCATTAGGATTTAATGTGGTGAATGTTGAAGGTGGTATGTCTCAATGGCAAGGAGAAGTAACTGCGAGCTAA
- a CDS encoding DUF2200 domain-containing protein, with amino-acid sequence MSHKIYSMTFSSIYDALINKAQRKNRTKEEVDTIISWMTGYSVEQLSEMAQTEIDYQTFFKQAPAMNEARHLIKGSICGVKIQEIEDPLMRDIRYLDKLIDELAKGKLLEKILR; translated from the coding sequence ATGAGTCATAAAATTTATTCGATGACATTTTCAAGTATTTATGATGCGTTAATTAATAAAGCACAACGTAAGAATCGGACGAAAGAAGAAGTAGATACGATTATTTCATGGATGACAGGGTATAGTGTAGAGCAATTAAGTGAAATGGCACAGACAGAGATTGATTATCAGACATTTTTTAAGCAAGCCCCAGCGATGAATGAAGCACGTCATTTAATTAAAGGTTCTATTTGTGGTGTGAAAATTCAAGAGATTGAAGACCCTTTAATGAGAGATATTCGCTATTTAGATAAGTTGATTGATGAATTAGCCAAAGGTAAACTATTGGAGAAGATATTACGTTAA
- a CDS encoding DNA repair protein, with translation MTSNIYLSQLFKEAVKYPTARLIIGHNHPSGDPEPSPADLIFTQRMIECGELMGIELLDHIIVGQDCFISLRETTHLFDEK, from the coding sequence ATGACTTCAAATATTTACCTATCACAATTATTTAAAGAAGCTGTTAAATATCCAACAGCTAGGCTTATTATTGGACATAATCATCCCTCAGGAGACCCGGAACCGTCGCCTGCTGATTTAATTTTCACGCAAAGAATGATTGAATGTGGGGAATTAATGGGGATTGAATTATTGGATCATATTATTGTGGGACAAGATTGTTTTATCAGTTTGAGAGAAACAACACATTTGTTTGATGAAAAGTAA
- the radC gene encoding DNA repair protein RadC, protein MESKILSFIEEVPSQSRPRERLLEYGEKALSDHELLAILLRTGTRKEHVLQLSMRLLQRFENLAGLSLASLDELQEVAGIGSIKAVELKAMIELGLRITASNLPKFGKIRSTEDIGNWMKLTMKDFHQEHLIAVFLNTKNEILKYKNIFIGTVNSSVAHPRESTKCSLLKR, encoded by the coding sequence ATGGAGTCAAAAATATTATCATTTATCGAAGAAGTGCCGAGCCAATCACGACCACGTGAACGTTTATTGGAGTATGGCGAAAAAGCACTCTCAGACCATGAATTATTAGCAATTCTTTTGCGTACTGGAACACGTAAAGAGCATGTACTACAATTGTCGATGCGATTGCTGCAACGATTTGAAAATTTAGCTGGATTGTCATTGGCGAGTCTTGATGAATTACAAGAAGTTGCAGGCATTGGCAGTATCAAAGCAGTAGAATTAAAAGCGATGATTGAGCTAGGTTTACGCATTACTGCCAGTAATTTACCTAAATTTGGAAAAATTCGTTCGACAGAAGATATTGGTAATTGGATGAAATTAACGATGAAAGACTTTCATCAAGAACATTTAATAGCAGTCTTTTTAAACACAAAAAATGAAATATTAAAGTATAAAAATATATTTATCGGAACGGTTAATAGTTCCGTGGCCCATCCACGTGAAAGTACGAAATGTTCATTATTGAAAAGATAA